One Streptomyces sp. R28 DNA window includes the following coding sequences:
- a CDS encoding 5'-methylthioadenosine/S-adenosylhomocysteine nucleosidase encodes MPETSPSVVVLTALALEYAAVRSHIVDREELVHDKHGTRVERGRLEGTDWTVAIAEVGEGPVNAATVTTQIVSWLNPQAVLFVGVAGSLKEDIGVGDVVVGTKVYGIHGGKQTAKGFLVRPEAWPGSNALVQAARSAVRDMAEGRAHFKPIAAGDVVLADARSEIAKHLREHYNDAAAIEMEGSGAAHAAHLNGQLDALVIRGISDRANTAKSRADASGSQARAAAQAASVAVAVLRKHRPRGGGSGSSGSTASSGSAASSGSEEGPHYGGDHIDFRGGTFYGPVVGKQTGGQRSGGQR; translated from the coding sequence GTGCCAGAGACCTCTCCCAGCGTTGTCGTCCTCACCGCGCTCGCGCTCGAATACGCCGCGGTGCGGTCGCACATCGTGGACCGTGAGGAACTCGTCCACGACAAGCACGGAACCCGCGTCGAGCGCGGCCGCCTGGAGGGTACGGACTGGACCGTGGCGATCGCCGAAGTGGGCGAGGGCCCGGTGAACGCCGCCACTGTCACGACACAGATCGTCTCCTGGCTGAATCCGCAAGCCGTGCTCTTCGTCGGGGTGGCGGGCAGCCTCAAGGAGGACATCGGGGTCGGTGATGTCGTAGTGGGCACGAAGGTGTACGGCATCCATGGCGGCAAGCAGACGGCCAAGGGCTTCCTCGTCCGCCCCGAAGCGTGGCCGGGCTCGAACGCACTGGTGCAGGCCGCCCGTTCCGCCGTACGGGACATGGCGGAGGGGCGTGCGCACTTCAAGCCGATCGCCGCGGGTGACGTGGTCCTGGCGGACGCCAGGTCGGAGATCGCCAAGCATCTCCGCGAGCACTACAACGATGCCGCGGCGATCGAGATGGAGGGTTCCGGCGCGGCCCACGCGGCCCATCTGAACGGCCAGTTGGACGCTTTGGTGATCCGGGGGATCAGCGACCGGGCCAACACCGCGAAGAGCAGGGCTGACGCGTCCGGCTCGCAAGCACGGGCGGCCGCGCAGGCGGCTTCGGTGGCGGTGGCGGTACTGCGGAAGCACCGGCCGCGGGGCGGGGGTTCCGGGTCCTCCGGTTCCACAGCCTCCTCCGGCTCCGCTGCCTCCTCCGGCTCCGAGGAGGGGCCCCATTACGGGGGCGATCACATCGACTTTCGGGGCGGGACGTTCTACGGACCTGTCGTCGGCAAGCAGACCGGAGGGCAGCGGTCCGGAGGGCAGCGGTAG
- a CDS encoding response regulator — MTGAAEQAIRVLVVEDDPVAADAHVMYVGRVPGFVAVGKAHTGAEARRALERTPVDLLLLDLHLPDVHGLQLARSLRAAGHHADVIAVTSARDLAVVREGVSLGVVQYVLKPFTFATLRDRLVRYAEFHAAVGEASGQDEVDRALAALRAPGPAALPKGLSGPTLERVTGAVREAEEGLTAAGVAEAVGISRITARRYLEHLVEAGRAERKPVYGQVGRPELVYRWVRGERR, encoded by the coding sequence ATGACGGGGGCGGCCGAGCAGGCGATTCGCGTCCTGGTCGTGGAGGACGATCCGGTCGCCGCGGACGCGCACGTGATGTACGTGGGCCGGGTGCCGGGATTCGTCGCGGTCGGCAAGGCGCACACGGGCGCGGAGGCGCGGCGCGCACTGGAGCGGACGCCGGTGGACCTGCTGCTGCTGGACCTGCACCTGCCGGATGTGCACGGGCTGCAACTGGCACGGTCGCTGCGGGCGGCCGGGCACCACGCCGACGTGATCGCGGTGACGTCGGCACGGGACCTGGCCGTGGTGCGCGAGGGGGTGTCGCTGGGGGTCGTGCAGTACGTGCTGAAGCCTTTTACGTTCGCGACCCTTCGGGATCGGCTGGTGCGGTACGCCGAGTTCCACGCGGCGGTCGGGGAGGCGAGTGGGCAGGACGAGGTGGACCGGGCGTTGGCGGCGTTGCGGGCGCCGGGCCCGGCGGCACTGCCGAAGGGGTTGAGCGGGCCGACGCTGGAGCGGGTGACCGGGGCCGTGCGGGAGGCCGAGGAGGGCCTCACGGCGGCCGGGGTCGCCGAAGCGGTGGGGATCTCCCGGATCACGGCCCGGCGATACCTGGAGCACCTGGTGGAGGCGGGCCGAGCGGAGCGGAAGCCGGTCTACGGGCAGGTCGGGAGGCCGGAGCTGGTGTACCGATGGGTGCGCGGCGAGCGCCGTTGA
- a CDS encoding ATP-binding protein, which produces MRISVPRPRSLAGQLFAMQAVLIAVLVAGYAVFTYVSDRGQAEDAARRQAMAVAQSIADAPSVRQAIRSADPTTDLQPYALRVQHHTGVDFVTIMNPQGIRWTHPDEDQIGQHFRGHTERALRGEAFTETYTGTLGASVRAVVPIYDGGTAPKDIVGLVSSGIRVEEISKRVQDQLTALLGVAAGALALGAIGTYVINARLRRHTHGMNAAELSRMHDYHQAALHAVREGLLMLDGQYRVALINDGGRELLGVGGDVVGQSVADLGLPAPLTGALLASEPRVDEVHLTAQGVLVVNTSPVSGGERRGTVVTLRDVTELQSLMGELDSERGFTQALRSQAHEAANRLHTVVSLIELGRAEEAVEFATAELELAQALTDQVVAAVSEPVLAALLLGKTAQANERGVELVVSEDSRLDDNLLPPSLPARDLVTILGNLIDNAVDAAQGSVRGRVTVTAYTEGAELVLRVSDTGAGVDPAHVEAVFERGFSTKPAGPGGRGLGLALVRQAAHRHDGTLSVAEAAGGGAEFEVRLPLGEGVKHLPGAGASPGAELPPGAEPVPDGRPTRQAEPVRGSEGAVVSRGDI; this is translated from the coding sequence ATGCGCATCTCCGTCCCGAGGCCCCGCAGCCTGGCCGGCCAGCTCTTCGCCATGCAGGCCGTGCTGATAGCGGTGCTCGTCGCCGGGTACGCGGTGTTCACCTACGTCAGCGACCGCGGCCAGGCCGAGGACGCGGCGCGCCGCCAGGCCATGGCGGTGGCCCAGTCGATCGCCGACGCCCCGTCCGTACGGCAGGCGATCCGCTCCGCCGACCCGACGACCGACCTCCAGCCGTACGCGCTGCGCGTCCAGCACCACACCGGCGTCGACTTCGTCACGATCATGAACCCCCAGGGGATCCGCTGGACGCACCCCGACGAGGACCAGATCGGCCAGCACTTCCGCGGCCACACGGAGCGCGCCCTGCGAGGCGAGGCGTTCACCGAGACGTACACCGGCACGCTGGGCGCGTCCGTGCGCGCGGTCGTGCCGATATACGACGGTGGTACGGCCCCGAAGGACATCGTCGGGCTGGTCAGCTCGGGCATCAGGGTCGAGGAGATCAGCAAGCGGGTGCAGGACCAGCTGACGGCCCTGCTCGGGGTCGCGGCGGGCGCGCTCGCCCTGGGCGCGATCGGCACGTACGTCATCAACGCCCGCCTGCGCCGCCACACCCACGGCATGAACGCGGCCGAGCTGAGCCGGATGCACGACTACCACCAGGCCGCGCTGCACGCGGTGCGCGAGGGGCTGCTGATGCTGGACGGGCAGTACCGGGTGGCACTGATCAATGACGGCGGGCGGGAACTGCTCGGGGTGGGCGGCGATGTGGTGGGGCAGTCGGTCGCGGACCTGGGCCTGCCCGCACCGCTGACCGGGGCGCTGCTGGCGTCCGAGCCGCGGGTCGACGAGGTGCATCTGACGGCGCAGGGCGTGCTGGTGGTGAACACGTCCCCCGTGTCGGGCGGTGAGCGGCGCGGAACAGTGGTGACCTTGCGGGACGTGACCGAACTCCAGTCCCTGATGGGCGAGTTGGACTCCGAACGGGGCTTCACCCAGGCGCTGCGGTCGCAGGCGCACGAGGCGGCGAACCGTCTGCACACGGTCGTCTCGCTGATCGAACTCGGACGCGCCGAGGAGGCGGTGGAGTTCGCGACCGCCGAGCTGGAGCTGGCGCAGGCCCTGACGGACCAGGTCGTCGCGGCGGTGAGTGAGCCGGTCCTGGCGGCGCTGCTGCTGGGCAAGACGGCGCAGGCCAACGAGCGGGGCGTCGAACTCGTCGTGTCGGAGGACAGCCGACTGGACGACAACCTGCTGCCGCCCTCCCTGCCGGCCCGGGATCTGGTGACGATCCTCGGCAACCTGATCGACAACGCCGTGGACGCCGCGCAGGGAAGCGTACGGGGGCGGGTGACGGTGACGGCGTACACGGAGGGCGCGGAGCTGGTGCTGCGCGTGTCGGACACGGGGGCCGGGGTGGACCCCGCGCACGTGGAAGCGGTGTTCGAACGCGGCTTCTCGACGAAGCCGGCCGGGCCGGGCGGGCGAGGGCTGGGGCTGGCGCTGGTACGGCAGGCGGCGCATCGGCACGACGGGACCCTGTCGGTGGCGGAGGCTGCCGGGGGTGGGGCGGAGTTCGAGGTGCGGTTGCCGTTGGGAGAGGGTGTGAAGCACCTGCCGGGTGCCGGGGCCTCGCCGGGCGCCGAACTCCCACCAGGTGCCGAACCCGTGCCGGACGGCAGGCCTACGCGGCAGGCCGAGCCCGTGCGGGGTTCCGAGGGCGCCGTGGTTTCGAGAGGTGACATATGA
- a CDS encoding RNA polymerase sigma-70 factor → MSDHATDQATEAFVAHRNLLFTVAYEMLGSAADAEDVLQETWLRWVEVDPEQVRDQRAYLVRITTRQSLNRLRTMTRRKEAYVGPWLPEPLLTAPDVAQDVELAESVSMALMLVLETLSPTERAVFVLREVFEVDYDEIAVAVDKSPAAVRQIAHRARRHVDARRPRAAVSASATRAALESFQHALATGDLQGFLDVLAPEVVLVSDGGGVKQAAPRPVVGADKGARFIIGGAGKQEATLTSGLTEVNGSPALVLRLDGEIDGVMAIRLEDARITGLYYVRNPEKLTRVESETPLTLR, encoded by the coding sequence ATGAGTGATCACGCCACCGATCAGGCGACCGAAGCCTTCGTCGCCCACCGCAACCTGCTCTTCACCGTCGCGTACGAGATGCTCGGCTCGGCGGCCGACGCCGAGGACGTCCTGCAGGAGACCTGGCTGCGGTGGGTCGAGGTCGACCCGGAGCAGGTGCGCGACCAGCGCGCCTACCTGGTCCGGATCACGACCCGCCAGTCGCTCAACCGGCTGCGCACGATGACGCGCCGCAAGGAGGCCTACGTCGGCCCCTGGCTGCCCGAGCCGCTGCTCACCGCGCCGGACGTGGCCCAGGACGTCGAGCTCGCGGAGAGCGTGTCGATGGCGCTGATGCTGGTCCTCGAGACACTCTCCCCGACGGAGCGCGCCGTCTTCGTACTGCGTGAGGTCTTCGAGGTCGACTACGACGAGATCGCGGTCGCCGTCGACAAGAGCCCCGCGGCCGTCCGCCAGATCGCGCACCGCGCCCGCCGGCACGTCGACGCGCGCCGCCCTCGCGCGGCGGTCTCCGCGAGCGCGACCCGGGCGGCCCTGGAGTCGTTCCAGCACGCGCTCGCCACCGGGGACCTGCAGGGCTTCCTCGACGTGCTCGCCCCCGAGGTCGTCCTGGTGAGCGACGGCGGCGGCGTCAAGCAGGCGGCACCGCGGCCGGTGGTCGGCGCCGACAAGGGGGCCCGCTTCATCATCGGCGGCGCGGGCAAGCAGGAAGCGACGCTCACCAGCGGCCTCACCGAGGTCAACGGCAGCCCGGCACTCGTTCTGCGCCTGGACGGCGAGATCGACGGTGTCATGGCGATCCGCCTCGAGGACGCCCGCATCACCGGCCTCTATTACGTCCGCAACCCCGAGAAGCTGACCCGCGTCGAATCGGAGACCCCGCTCACCCTGCGGTGA
- a CDS encoding NAD(P)/FAD-dependent oxidoreductase yields MTENSNVIVVGGGYAGVMAANRLTQRGDVTVTLINPRSTFVHRIRLHQLVGGSDDAVVDYREVLAEDVRLVVDSVTRIDAAERSVTLATGGTVGYDHLIYAVGSGSADPGVPGAAEFAYPIAGLEEAQRLRPVLAAASAQAPVTVVGAGPTGIETATELAEAGRTVTLVCGGVLGPYLHARGRRSVARRMAELGVTVLEGPDAKVTAVTRDAVRLRGGRTLPSEVTIWTAGFGVPDLAARSGLSTDALGRLLTDETLTSVDDPRIVAAGDSAAPSGLPLRMSCQAAIPLGARAADTVLSRIAGEQPAALNQVFAGQCISLGRDAGIFQFAHRYDVALWFHIDGRPGARLKEFVCQGIVKHLAAESSKPGSYRLHRVSGGAKRQELLRAAGETRATAAGETPAVEHVA; encoded by the coding sequence ATGACCGAGAACAGCAACGTCATCGTCGTCGGCGGCGGATACGCGGGTGTCATGGCGGCCAATCGCCTGACTCAGCGCGGCGACGTGACCGTGACCCTGATCAACCCGCGCTCGACCTTCGTCCACCGGATCCGCCTGCACCAGCTGGTGGGAGGGTCCGACGACGCGGTCGTCGACTACCGGGAGGTCCTGGCCGAGGACGTCCGGCTGGTGGTCGACAGCGTGACGCGGATCGACGCGGCCGAGCGCAGCGTGACACTGGCGACCGGCGGCACGGTCGGCTACGACCACCTGATCTACGCGGTGGGCAGTGGCAGCGCCGACCCGGGCGTGCCCGGCGCGGCCGAGTTCGCCTACCCGATCGCCGGCCTGGAGGAGGCGCAGCGGCTGCGGCCGGTCCTGGCCGCCGCGTCCGCGCAGGCCCCGGTGACGGTCGTCGGAGCCGGGCCCACCGGTATCGAGACGGCCACCGAGCTGGCGGAGGCCGGCCGTACCGTGACCCTGGTCTGCGGCGGGGTGCTCGGCCCGTATCTGCACGCGCGGGGGCGGCGCTCGGTCGCCAGGCGGATGGCCGAACTCGGTGTGACCGTCCTTGAGGGCCCCGACGCGAAGGTGACGGCCGTGACACGGGATGCCGTACGGCTCCGTGGCGGCCGTACGCTGCCGAGCGAGGTGACCATCTGGACCGCCGGCTTCGGCGTGCCGGACCTGGCCGCGCGGAGCGGGCTGAGCACCGACGCCCTGGGCCGTCTGCTCACCGACGAGACGCTGACCAGCGTGGACGACCCGCGCATCGTCGCGGCCGGGGACTCGGCGGCGCCGTCGGGCCTGCCGTTGCGGATGAGCTGCCAGGCCGCGATACCGCTGGGCGCGCGGGCCGCCGACACGGTGCTCAGCCGGATCGCGGGTGAGCAGCCCGCCGCCCTCAACCAGGTGTTCGCCGGGCAGTGCATCAGCCTGGGCCGCGACGCCGGCATCTTCCAGTTCGCCCACCGGTACGACGTCGCGCTGTGGTTCCACATCGACGGCCGCCCCGGCGCGAGGCTCAAGGAATTCGTCTGCCAGGGCATCGTCAAGCATCTGGCCGCGGAGTCGAGCAAGCCCGGTTCCTACCGCCTGCACCGCGTCTCGGGAGGTGCCAAGCGTCAGGAACTGCTGCGGGCCGCGGGCGAGACCCGGGCCACGGCTGCGGGCGAGACCCCCGCCGTCGAACACGTGGCCTAG
- a CDS encoding cation:dicarboxylase symporter family transporter produces the protein MAAAKSPDTAPAAPVAKRDRTHYLYIAVIIAVALGITVGLVAPDFAVELKPIGAGFVNLIKMMISPIIFCTIVLGIGSVRKATKVGAVGGIALGYFLVMSLVALGIGLVVGNILEPGTGLHITDAIKDAGHQQVDSEAKDTTEFLLSLIPTTMVSAFTSETVLQTLLIALLAGFALQAMGSAGQPILRGVEHIQRLVFRILAMVMWAAPVGAFGAIAAVTGSAGVDALKKLAILMLGFYVTCFLFVFIVLGALLRIVSGLNIFTLFKYLGREFLLILSTSSSESALPRLVAKMEHLGVSKPVVGITVPTGYSFNLDGTMIYMTMSSLFIADAMGTPMSIGEQIPLLLFLLVASKGAAGVTGAGLATLAGGLQSHKPALVDGIGLIVGIDRFMSEARALTNFAGNAVATVLIGTWTKEIDRGRVDQVLAGQIPFDEATLQDDGHGAPAEASEQGDEKELAKA, from the coding sequence GTGGCCGCCGCCAAATCCCCCGATACGGCACCTGCCGCACCCGTCGCCAAGCGGGACCGCACGCACTACCTCTACATCGCGGTGATCATCGCGGTGGCCCTCGGTATCACCGTGGGCCTGGTCGCGCCCGACTTCGCGGTCGAGCTGAAGCCCATCGGAGCGGGCTTCGTCAACCTGATCAAGATGATGATCTCGCCGATCATCTTCTGCACGATCGTCCTGGGTATCGGCTCGGTACGGAAGGCCACCAAGGTCGGTGCCGTCGGCGGTATCGCGCTGGGCTACTTCCTCGTGATGTCGCTGGTCGCCCTCGGTATCGGTCTCGTCGTCGGCAACATCCTGGAGCCGGGCACGGGTCTGCACATCACCGACGCCATCAAGGACGCCGGTCACCAGCAGGTCGACTCGGAGGCCAAGGACACCACCGAGTTCCTGCTCAGCCTCATCCCGACCACGATGGTCTCCGCCTTCACCTCGGAGACGGTCCTGCAGACCCTGCTCATCGCCCTGCTGGCCGGCTTCGCGCTGCAGGCCATGGGCTCGGCCGGACAGCCGATCCTGCGTGGTGTGGAGCACATCCAGCGGCTCGTCTTCCGCATCCTGGCCATGGTGATGTGGGCCGCCCCCGTCGGTGCCTTCGGCGCCATCGCCGCCGTCACCGGGTCCGCCGGCGTCGACGCGCTCAAGAAGCTCGCCATCCTGATGCTCGGCTTCTACGTCACCTGCTTCCTCTTCGTCTTCATCGTGCTCGGCGCCCTGCTGCGCATCGTCTCCGGCCTCAACATCTTCACGCTGTTCAAGTACCTGGGCCGCGAGTTCCTGCTGATCCTGTCCACCTCCTCCTCGGAGTCCGCGCTGCCGCGGCTCGTCGCGAAGATGGAGCACCTGGGTGTCAGCAAGCCGGTGGTCGGCATCACCGTCCCGACCGGCTACTCCTTCAACCTCGACGGCACCATGATCTACATGACCATGTCGTCACTCTTCATCGCCGACGCCATGGGTACGCCGATGTCCATCGGTGAGCAGATCCCGCTGCTGCTCTTCCTGCTGGTCGCCTCCAAGGGCGCCGCCGGTGTCACCGGTGCGGGTCTGGCCACGCTGGCCGGTGGTCTGCAGTCGCACAAGCCGGCCCTGGTGGACGGCATCGGCCTCATCGTCGGCATCGACCGCTTCATGAGCGAGGCCCGTGCTCTGACGAACTTCGCGGGCAACGCCGTGGCCACCGTCCTGATCGGCACCTGGACCAAGGAGATCGACCGCGGGCGCGTCGACCAGGTGCTCGCCGGTCAGATCCCGTTCGACGAGGCGACCCTCCAGGACGACGGCCACGGCGCCCCGGCCGAGGCGTCGGAACAGGGCGACGAGAAGGAACTCGCCAAGGCGTAG
- a CDS encoding NAD-dependent epimerase/dehydratase family protein produces the protein MRKAREVLVIGGNRYFGKRLIARLLLAGDRVTVLNRGSSAPPPGAVHLVADRSDEKSLTAALGSRTFDAVVDQVCYTPRQAEIARRVFTGRTRRYVLTSTVEVYEYEDSIAPVREGDMDPLGVAVDLELPWDDPEFLDAHYGEGKRQAEAVFAAAPDLPYAAVRVAHVLGGDDDFTGRMAHYASRIRAGAPIAVPVVNHPATYIHVEEIADFLFWAVGQDFTGPVNAASHGLLTTEDLCDAIAAHLPDGKAVFRQVEVGEVSPLSFTRSYGMDNSRATRLGFRFTPARQWLPKAVAETLGKAD, from the coding sequence ATGCGAAAGGCACGAGAGGTACTGGTCATCGGCGGCAACCGCTATTTCGGCAAGCGGCTGATCGCGCGACTGCTGCTCGCCGGGGACCGGGTGACGGTTCTCAATCGCGGCTCGTCGGCGCCGCCGCCGGGCGCGGTCCATCTCGTCGCCGACCGCAGCGACGAGAAGTCCCTGACGGCGGCGCTGGGTTCACGGACGTTCGACGCCGTGGTCGACCAGGTCTGCTACACACCGCGCCAGGCGGAGATCGCCCGCCGGGTCTTCACCGGCCGCACGCGTCGTTACGTGCTGACGTCGACGGTGGAGGTGTACGAGTACGAGGACTCGATCGCCCCCGTGCGCGAGGGGGACATGGATCCGCTGGGCGTGGCCGTCGATCTCGAACTCCCCTGGGACGACCCGGAGTTCCTCGACGCCCACTACGGCGAGGGAAAGCGGCAGGCGGAGGCGGTCTTCGCCGCCGCACCCGACCTCCCGTACGCGGCGGTGCGTGTCGCCCATGTGCTGGGCGGGGACGACGACTTCACGGGCCGTATGGCGCACTACGCGAGCCGCATCCGCGCCGGTGCGCCGATCGCCGTGCCGGTGGTGAACCACCCGGCGACGTACATCCATGTCGAGGAGATCGCCGACTTCCTGTTCTGGGCGGTGGGCCAGGACTTCACGGGGCCGGTCAACGCCGCCTCGCACGGCCTGCTGACCACCGAGGACCTGTGCGACGCGATCGCCGCGCACCTCCCGGACGGCAAGGCCGTCTTCCGGCAGGTCGAGGTCGGCGAGGTCTCCCCGCTGTCCTTCACCCGCTCCTACGGCATGGACAACTCCCGTGCCACCCGGCTGGGTTTCCGCTTCACGCCCGCCCGGCAGTGGCTCCCGAAGGCGGTCGCCGAGACCCTGGGAAAGGCCGACTGA
- a CDS encoding Lrp/AsnC family transcriptional regulator, protein MGDQAAVPKEPRHLRPAADETSVAFDALDRQILELLQTDGRIKLSELGRRVRLSPAAVTERVRRLEAAGAITGYGAHVTPARLGYGIQAFIRVNPHGGYTLKHPRTLELLDRPEIIEVHHVVGEDCWILKVAVEDTVHLEDVLEQTSALGRTTTSIVLSSPVRRKPLLPRLP, encoded by the coding sequence ATGGGAGATCAGGCCGCCGTGCCGAAAGAACCACGGCATCTGCGCCCGGCCGCCGACGAAACATCGGTGGCCTTCGACGCCCTGGACCGGCAGATCCTCGAACTGCTCCAGACCGACGGCCGGATCAAGCTGAGCGAGCTGGGCCGCCGCGTGCGACTCAGCCCGGCAGCCGTCACCGAGCGCGTACGGCGACTGGAGGCGGCGGGCGCGATCACGGGGTACGGCGCCCATGTCACCCCCGCCCGGCTCGGCTACGGCATCCAGGCCTTCATCCGGGTCAACCCGCACGGCGGCTACACCCTCAAGCACCCCCGCACCCTGGAGCTGCTCGACCGCCCGGAGATCATCGAGGTCCACCACGTCGTCGGCGAGGACTGCTGGATCCTCAAGGTCGCCGTCGAGGACACCGTCCACCTGGAGGACGTCCTCGAACAGACCTCGGCGCTGGGCCGGACGACGACATCGATCGTGCTGTCCTCCCCGGTGCGCAGAAAGCCCCTGCTGCCGCGGTTGCCCTGA
- a CDS encoding MerR family transcriptional regulator: MRIGELAARAGTTTRTLRYYESRGLLPARRSGNGYRTYDESDLTLLRQIRTLQDFGFDLEETRPFVECLRAGHPEGDTCPASLAVYRRKLDELDALIGELQAVRAKIGLRLALAEGEPPLCELGGQEL, translated from the coding sequence ATGCGAATCGGCGAGCTGGCCGCACGGGCCGGGACCACGACGCGCACGTTGCGCTACTACGAGTCGCGAGGGCTGCTGCCCGCGCGGCGCAGCGGCAACGGCTACCGGACCTACGACGAGAGCGACCTGACGCTGCTCCGGCAGATCCGCACGCTCCAGGACTTCGGGTTCGACCTGGAGGAGACGCGGCCGTTCGTGGAGTGTCTGCGGGCCGGGCACCCGGAAGGCGACACGTGCCCCGCCTCGCTCGCGGTCTACCGGCGCAAGCTGGACGAACTCGACGCGTTGATCGGGGAGTTGCAGGCCGTGCGCGCCAAGATCGGCCTGCGGCTGGCGCTCGCCGAGGGGGAACCACCGTTGTGCGAACTGGGAGGGCAGGAGCTGTGA
- a CDS encoding thioredoxin family protein has product MIKAAGVAEVTDEDFEAEVIGSELPVLVQFTAEWCGPCRQLAPVLSAIAGEEGDRLRIVQLDVDRNPGTTIAYGVLSTPTLMVFRGGEPVKSMVGARPKRRLLEELADVL; this is encoded by the coding sequence GTGATCAAGGCGGCGGGCGTGGCAGAGGTGACGGACGAGGACTTCGAAGCGGAGGTGATCGGCTCCGAACTGCCGGTGCTGGTGCAGTTCACGGCCGAGTGGTGCGGCCCGTGCCGCCAGCTCGCGCCGGTGCTGAGCGCCATCGCCGGCGAGGAGGGCGACCGGCTGAGGATCGTCCAGCTGGACGTGGACCGCAATCCGGGCACCACGATCGCGTACGGCGTGCTGTCGACGCCCACGCTGATGGTGTTCCGGGGCGGTGAGCCCGTGAAGTCGATGGTGGGGGCACGGCCCAAGCGCAGGCTCCTGGAGGAGCTCGCCGACGTGCTGTGA